The Branchiostoma floridae strain S238N-H82 chromosome 10, Bfl_VNyyK, whole genome shotgun sequence genome has a segment encoding these proteins:
- the LOC118424340 gene encoding uncharacterized protein LOC118424340 → MKLPEIPPELKSLNTLESQLMAKRIPFMKVAALPKGGQKGVLGPVVCVPADVSETHAILPRMPSEAQLIKVKLKRKLQYNAYHMYRQISPLKVDVALKYLVENNEHYSGTSIDADWTLSWNNGEGLVEQSDAEHGGNDNLEVGTTAEHSEFVNEEGNDVVGPTGDGMEDDEMDDVLRRLRQVNLEEAIEEARQVNVEETIEEAGQVNVEEVIEEAGQMNVEETIEEAGQVNVEETIEEAGQVNVEEAIEEANLIEEEELDSLLRGLPHDTCLQPVDIGQDFLDHHDERIMCVAPGEGKKPISVFQEVGGEAMSFPVQFPTGKFSFNDDRDVRITPSKYFKARLMGADARFASDTSYIFFAQYVTELHFIQSNISISMRKGSPITSNGREISAGMLSNKEDLQSILKSDQGYRFLQPVRGTPQFWDKTLNELFAMIRQLGIPTWFATFSAADLRWPEVLEAIRQDHGTVPVSELSWEERCNILKSNPVTAARMFDHRVKLLFKHLIKSPSQPIGEVVDTFTRTEFQQRGSPHIHCLFWVKDAPKLGVNSEQEICSFVDKYVCCQLPNPETDKELFDIVSQVQMHRKGHTSSCKKGGKVCRFGFPKPPVKQTFLCSPVPQQDLTDEESASNAERKKQAESNLKKFWDVLDKNKEPEKCSTDDVLREANLTTAQLCDALNLMATRKQVFLRRQPKDMWVNNFNPHLLRAWNGNMDIQYIFDAYSCVKYIVSYISKAEREMGKLLKEAQKEAREGNEDVVTEMRKVGSAYLHHREVSAQEAVYRVCSLKLKECSRAVTFIPTDEQANRLSKPLAEIQRLASEGNCDETSIWMPSIMDRYKARPLEEPFLSMCAAEFVSEYRVVSCSGMQDDAEQSSRGAAKHNLRDNLGVVQKRTRSQPAVIRYAKFNKMKEPERFYLTLLKLYLPHYLDTQLKPPQYAKYEEYYSDGFAPLSEERVNVIVHGNRCKFEQNVEEIEQARKDVEDGNLDDAWAQIFPEVEQERLECLDKRGENEGNDDDEGTEDDIPDLATTDKSKEKSFAIEACQKQISEEAAIPMMQSLNPMQQRVFYFVRKWCMETAQGKRPDPFHIFVTGGAGTGKSHLIKCIFYEATKLLQQTQENPDNVSVLLTAPTGTAAFNIGGSTVHHAFHLMRVSKTYQPLSESTLNTLRAQYESLKIVIVDEVSMIDKMLMSYIHGRLSQLKQSRSSANFGNVSILAVGDMYQIPPVRGQSLYKGTDIIDLWNPIFEVVELEEIMRQKDDAAFAKLLNRMRVKKKKEKLSDEDDKTLSSRVLCLDFESDDYPKDALHIFSTKKAVGDHNDKMLNLRCSDIRCFEASDFVKDPTTGSMKKRDLAKGGKDDLPDRVQVGVGARVMLCRNVNVKDGLVNGAFGTVTGVTGGQDSTVFVQFDNPKIGALERQKSVVPSSLPGNSVPIRQIEDNLSNKSKVKRYQIPLKLAWACTVHKVQGMTVPEAVVSMKNVFASGMAYVALSRVCSLSGLHITDYKQESIYCDEHVEKAVKEMMHLQFRSDPFKNADDRSESNTVLKIVHHNTQNLVSNFESLKSTCLLKADIICLTETWLSEDVQDSKVQLENFDVFRKDRTHVCEEESMTRSSPHGGVAVYVRNGYSCYEIPIPDDISLECVVMLMSVEDIEILIVPVYRPPSVKKDTFIVNVEKLMQYLLATVKRTTTIFLGDFNENLLSGEDNKKIQKFFETNNFEQLVEDPTTMKGTLIDHVYIAPPSSNVSCGVIQTFYSYHDAVYCTLYR, encoded by the coding sequence ATGAAGCTCCCAGAAATACCTCCTGAGCTAAAGAGTCTCAATACTCTGGAGTCGCAACTCATGGCCAAGAGAATACCATTCATGAAAGTTGCAGCTCTCCCGAAAGGGGGTCAGAAAGGAGTTCTTGGCCCAGTTGTGTGCGTTCCAGCAGATGTGAGCGAAACACATGCAATCCTTCCCAGAATGCCTTCAGAAGCTCAGTTAATCAaagtcaaacttaagaggaaGCTTCAGTACAATGCGTATCATATGTATAGACAAATCAGTCCATTGAAGGTGGATGTTGCACTGAAGTACcttgtagaaaataatgaaCATTACAGCGGTACGTCTATTGATGCAGACTGGACTTTGTCGTGGAACAATGGAGAAGGGCTTGTTGAACAATCTGATGCTGAACATGGAGGGAATGACAACTTAGAAGTTGGTACAACCGCAGAGCACAGCGAGTTTGTCAATGAGGAGGGCAACGATGTGGTAGGACCGACTGGAGATGGAATGGAAGATGATGAAATGGATGACGTTCTTCGTCGACTTCGACAGGTGAATTTGGAAGAGGCGATCGAAGAAGCCAGACAGGTGAATGTTGAAGAGACGATTGAAGAAGCCGGACAGGTGAATGTGGAAGAGGTGATCGAAGAAGCTGGACAAATGAATGTTGAAGAGACGATCGAAGAAGCCGGACAGGTGAATGTTGAAGAGACGATCGAAGAAGCCGGACAGGTGAATGTGGAAGAAGCGATCGAAGAAGCCAATCTGATTGAGGAAGAGGAACTGGACAGCCTCTTACGGGGATTGCCACACGATACTTGCCTCCAGCCAGTAGACATAGGTCAGGATTTCCTAGACCACCACGATGAACGCATCATGTGCGTGGCTCCAGGAGAGGGGAAGAAGCCTATTTCTGTGTTTCAGGAGGTTGGAGGAGAGGCAATGTCCTTCCCCGTTCAATTCCCTACAGgcaagttttcttttaatgacGATCGTGATGTACGAATTACGCCTAGCAAGTACTTCAAGGCGCGCCTCATGGGTGCAGATGCGCGGTTCGCGAGCGACACTAGCTACATATTCTTTGCACAGTATGTAACAGAGCTGCACTTCATACAGTCGAATATTTCCATATCTATGCGCAAGGGCTCGCCAATAACAAGCAATGGCCGCGAAATATCTGCTGGTATGTTGTCAAACAAAGAGGACTTACAGTCCATTCTAAAGTCAGACCAGGGCTATCGCTTCCTTCAGCCAGTCAGGGGTACTCCGCAGTTCTGGGACAAGACGCTAAATGAATTGTTCGCGATGATAAGACAGTTGGGAATTCCAACCTGGTTTGCTACATTTTCTGCGGCAGATTTGCGCTGGCCAGAAGTGTTAGAGGCGATTCGCCAGGATCATGGCACAGTACCAGTAAGCGAGTTGTCGTGGGAAGAGCGTTGCAACATTTTGAAGAGTAACCCTGTCACTGCCGCTCGCATGTTTGATCACAGAGTCAAGCTGTTGTTTAAACATCTCATTAAATCTCCATCGCAACCGATCGGTGAGGTCGTAGACACGTTCACGAGGACTGAGTTCCAGCAAAGGGGCTCACCTCAtatacattgtttgttttgggtgaaagaTGCACCAAAATTGGGTGTAAATTCTGAACAAGAGATCTGCTCATTTGTGGACAAATATGTGTGCTGTCAGCTGCCAAACCCAGAAACAGATAAGGAGTTATTTGACATAGTTAGCCAAGTTCAAATGCACCGAAAGGGTCATACATCATCTTGCAAGAAAGGTGGCAAGGTCTGTAGGTTCGGTTTCCCTAAACCGCCAGTGAAGCAGACATTTCTGTGCAGCCCTGTGCCCCAGCAGGACCTGACCGATGAAGAATCGGCATCCAATGCTGAGAGGAAGAAGCAAGCCGAATCCAACCTGAAGAAGTTCTGGGATGTTTTGGACAAGAACAAAGAGCCAGAGAAGTGCTCTACTGACGACGTTCTCAGGGAGGCAAACCTCACCACTGCGCAGTTGTGTGACGCTTTGAACTTGATGGCAACTAGGAAGCAAGTATTCCTCAGACGTCAGCCAAAGGACATGTGGGTGAACAATTTCAATCCGCATCTGCTCCGTGCGTGGAATGGTAACATGGACATCCAATATATCTTCGATGCATACAGTTgtgtcaagtacattgtatcgtACATAAGCAAAGCAGAAAGAGAAATGGGAAAGCTGCTCAAAGAGGCTCAGAAAGAGGCAAGGGAAGGTAACGAAGATGTGGTTACAGAAATGAGAAAAGTTGGCAGTGCCTACCTTCACCATAGGGAAGTGAGTGCTCAGGAGGCGGTCTATCGGGTCTGTAGCCTGAAGTTGAAGGAGTGCTCAAGAGCAGTCACATTCATACCGACAGATGAGCAAGCCAATCGCTTGTCGAAACCTTTGGCAGAGATTCAAAGGCTTGCAAGTGAGGGAAACTGTGATGAAACAAGCATCTGGATGCCAAGCATTATGGATCGATACAAGGCAAGGCCACTGGAAGAACCCTTCCTATCAATGTGTGCTGCAGAGTTTGTCTCGGAATATCGCGTCGTTTCTTGTTCGGGCATGCAAGATGATGCCGAGCAGTCGTCCAGAGGAGCAGCAAAACATAACTTGAGGGATAATTTGGGGGTTGTTCAAAAGCGTACAAGATCTCAGCCTGCAGTCATCCGTTACGCTAAGTTTAACAAAATGAAAGAGCCAGAGCGATTCTACTTGACATTGCTCAAGTTGTACTTGCCACACTATCTTGACACACAGTTGAAACCACCACAGTATGCAAAGTATGAAGAATACTACTCTGATGGGTTTGCTCCTTTGTCAGAGGAGAGAGTTAATGTCATTGTGCATGGGAACAGGTGTAAATTTGAGCAAAATGTCGAGGAAATTGAGCAGGCTCGTAAAGACGTGGAAGACGGTAATCTAGATGACGCTTGGGCCCAGATCTTCCCCGAAGTGGAGCAAGAAAGACTCGAGTGCCTAGATAAGAGGGGAGAAAACGAggggaatgatgatgatgaaggcaCTGAGGACGACATTCCTGACCTAGCAACAACTGACAAATCAAAAGAGAAAAGCTTTGCCATAGAGGCCTGCCAGAAGCAGATCTCAGAAGAAGCTGCGATCCCCATGATGCAGTCACTCAACCCAATGCAACAGAGGGTCTTCTATTTTGTACGGAAGTGGTGTATGGAGACTGCACAGGGAAAACGACCAGATccctttcatatttttgtaacgGGTGGTGCGGGGACTGGAAAGAGCCATCTCATCAAATGCATATTCTATGAGGCTACCAAGTTACTGCAACAGACACAAGAAAACCCTGATAATGTCTCTGTCCTTCTTACTGCACCCACAGGAACGGCTGCATTCAACATTGGGGGGAGCACGGTGCACCATGCGTTCCATCTGATGCGTGTCTCGAAGACGTATCAGCCGCTGTCTGAAAGTACCCTTAACACATTGCGTGCGCAATATGAAAGCCTCAAAATTGTGATTGTAGATGAAGTGTCGATGATTGACAAAATGCTCATGTCTTATATTCATGGTAGGTTGAGTCAACTGAAACAGTCAAGGTCAAGTGCAAACTTTGGAAATGTCAGCATCTTGGCAGTAGGCGACATGTATCAGATACCTCCAGTCAGGGGACAGAGTCTCTACAAGGGAACAGATATTATTGACTTGTGGAATCCAATCTTtgaggttgttgaacttgaggaaaTCATGAGGCAGAAGGATGATGCTGCTTTTGCAAAGCTTTTGAATAGAATgagagtaaagaaaaaaaaggagaaacttTCAGATGAAGATGACAAAACTCTGTCGTCAAGGGTGCTGTGTCTTGACTTTGAATCAGATGATTATCCTAAAGATGCACTTCACATCTTTTCCACCAAGAAAGCTGTGGGAGACCATAATGACAAGATGTTGAATCTCAGGTGTTCAGATATTAGATGTTTTGAAGCCTCTGATTTTGTCAAAGATCCCACCACAGGTTCGATGAAAAAACGAGATCTCGCTAAAGGGGGAAAAGATGATCTGCCCGATAGGGTCCAAGTTGGGGTAGGCGCTCGTGTCATGCTCTGTAGAAATGTCAATGTTAAGGACGGTCTTGTGAATGGTGCATTTGGAACAGTGACCGGTGTAACAGGTGGTCAGGATTCAACTGTCTTTGTGCAGTTTGATAACCCAAAGATAGGTGCTCTTGAAAGGCAAAAAAGTGTGGTTCCTAGCAGTCTACCTGGCAATTCAGTGCCGATACGTCAGATCGAGGACAACTTGAGTAACAAAAGTAAAGTTAAACGTTATCAGATTCCCCTCAAGCTAGCTTGGGCTTGTACGGTACACAAAGTACAGGGCATGACTGTTCCCGAAGCGgttgtctccatgaaaaatgtgtTTGCATCAGGTATGGCATATGTGGCGTTAAGCAGGGTATGTTCCTTAAGTGGTCTCCACATCACGGACTATAAGCAGGAGTCAATCTACTGTGATGAGCATGTAGAGAAAGCAGTCAAAGAGATGATGCACTTGCAGTTTAGATCTGACCCGTTCAAAAATGCCGATGACAGGTCTGAAAGCAATACGGTCTTGAAAATTGTCCATCACAATACTCAAAATCTAGTAAGTAACTTTGAAAGTCTAAAGTCTACCTGTCTGCTCAAAGCTGATATCATATGCTTGACCGAGACATGGTTATCGGAAGATGTGCAGGATTCTAAGGTGCAGCTAGAAAACTTTGATGTGTTTCGCAAAGACAGAACACATGTTTGTGAGGAAGAGTCTATGACTAGAAGTTCACCACATGGTGGAGTGGCAGTTTATGTCCGTAATGGATACAGCTGTTATGAAATACCCATTCCAGATGACATTAGCCTGGAATGTGTGGTTATGCTAATGTCTGTGGAGGACATAGAGATTCTCATTGTACCTGTTTACAGGCCACCTAGTGTGAAAAAAGACACATTCATAGTCAATGTAGAGAAATTGATGCAGTACTTGTTGGCCACAGTGAAGCGAACAACCACAATCTTTCTTGGGGACTTTAATGAGAATTTGTTATCAggtgaagacaacaaaaagataCAGAAGTTCTTTGAGACAAACAATTTCGAACAGTTGGTGGAAGATCCTACAACCATGAAAGGAACTCTTATTGACCATGTTTACATTGCACCACCATCATCAAATGTAAGCTGTGGGGTCATACAGACATTTTACAGTTACCATGATGCTGTGTATTGTACGCTGTATCGGTGA